AATCGCTTTTCAGGTAGGCTATCAGAATGAGCTGAACTTTTTAAGAGCCTTTAAGAAAAAATACGGACTTCCACCAAGTCAGTGGAGAGTCAGGAATAATTTATAAGCTGAAATGATGAAATACATAATATGCTACCAGGGTCAAAAGGTCATGCGTTTCATGCGAGCATGAAAAAGCATGAATTTGGGACCCGCAAAACATGAGAAAGTAGCCCGAATAGGGCGGATTTCGAATGCTACATCATGATATTTTCATTTACCATCTTGCCAAAATATAATATAATAAAATATAGAACTCTTTGTCCCACTAAAAATGAAGGGAGATGTCCATATGGGAGCTTTTGAAAAAGTGGATTCCGGTATGCCGGGCCTTGATGATATGCTGCATTACATTCGGCTGGGTGATAATGTTGTCTGGCAGGTTTCCTCTCTGGAGGACTACCTGTTGTTCACAGAGCCTTTTGCCCGGCAGGCTGTGGAAGACGGCCGTAACGTAATCTATATCCGCTTTGCCGCGCACCCTCCTGTTTTGAAAGATTTATCCGGTATTAAGGTCTATGAGCTAGATGCCTCTGTCGGTTTTGAGAATTTCACGATTTACGTCCATAACATCATTACCAAAGAAGGGAAGGGAACCATCTATTTCTTCGATTCGCTCTCTGATCTTCAAGTAGCGTGGTCCACCGACCTGATGATGGGAAATTTCTTTTGTGTGACCTGTCCCTATCTGTTCGAGCTGAATACAATTGCACATTTTCCAGTACTTCGGTCGCATCACAGTTTTGCAGCCCTCGCCAGAATCCGGGAAACAACCCAGCTTCTTCTGGACGTGTATTCCGATGAAAATGTACGCTATCTGCATCCGATTAAAGTCTGGAACCGTTATTCTCCCGAAATGTTTCTTCCTCACCGCATGGAAAAAGACGGTACCTTCTTCGTTCTGACGGACGGGGTAGATATGAGTGCCTTCTATTCTCTCTTGCACGCACAGAGTACCTTCCAGGGGAAGCAGGACCTGGACAGTTATGAGCGCTTTTTTCAGGAAGCTATGGACAGTTATTTAAACAGCGGTGAACTGCATGAAAAGGTTATGAAAAAGATTGTCTTCAGTATGATGACACGTGATCCCAGGATTTCAGCCTTGATTCTGAAAAATCTGGAACCCGAGGATTATTTTTTCATCAAAGACCGCATGATCGGTACCGGTACGATTGGCGGTAAATCATGTGGTATGTTGATTGCAAGAAAGCTTCTGGAGCTTCATCTTCCGGAATATAAATCCCACATGGAACCCCATGACTCCTTCTTTATCGGCACGGATGTATTTTACTCTTATATAGTAAATAACGGGTATTGGAGGCTGCGTATCAAGCAGAGAAATGAAGATACTTACTTTACGGCGGGTGAAAAGCTGCAAGAGTCTATGCTGCACGGCAGTTTTCCTGAATCTATACGGGAACAGTTTCGGCGCATGCTCGGATACTTCGGGCAAAGTCCCATCATTGTCCGTTCCAGCAGCTTCTTAGAAGACAGCTTCGGCAGTGCATTTGCCGGAAAATATGAATCTGTTTTCTGTGCAAATGCAGGATCTCCGGCGGAAAACCTGAAAAACTTTGAAAGAGCCGTCAGAAGCGTTTATGCAAGCACCATGGACCGTTCTGCTCTTGAATATCGAAGGAACAGAAATTTAAGCCAAAGTGAAGAGCAGATGGCAATCCTGGTTCAGCGTGTCTCCGGCACTCGGTTCGGTGAATATTTTATGCCCTGCGCAGCCGGCACCGGCTTCTCTTATAGCCTTTACCGTTGGAGCAACGATTTGGATCCTGGTGCAGGGATGCTGCGTCTGGTGGCAGGTATGGGAACCAGAGCAGTGGATCGAACCGATGGTGACTACCCCCGTCTTGTGAATCTGGACAAACCGGATCGGACTCCCTTGACGAGTGTGGATCAGAAACATCAGTTTTCACAAAGAAACATGGATGTCATTACGTTTGCCAAAAACAAGCTGGAAAGTATCGATGCCTATTCGCTTCTATCGAAGCTCCCGGCATGGTATAAAAAGATTATTGCTGAGCATGACTGGGAGGCCGAAAGATACTTTCGCGAACGCGGACAGGCACGGCAGGTACTCTTTATCTCCTGCGAAGGCGTTATCAAAAATCAGGCCTATATTACCATGATGCAGGACATCTTAAAAACTTTGGAGGAACAATATGGGGTACCGGTAGATATTGAATATACCGTAAACTTTAATAAGGGCGGAAATTTTGTGGTAAACCTCCTGCAATGCCGCCCATTAACGGTCTGGAAGTCGACCGGGTCGATTTCTCTGCCGGACCTGAAAAGGGAAGACACTCTCTTCAAAGTCAAAAAATCTTTTATGGGAAATACCGCCGAACAGATGATTGATCTTGTGGTCTGGATTGATTCCGGTCAATATTATAAATTCCCATATGCCCGCAAAAGCTTGATCGTGCTTGCGATTGATCAGATTAATTCTTATTATAAAGGAAGCGGAAAGCGGATCTTACTTGCTGTTCCGGGCCGGATTGGCACCTCCTCACCGGATCTTGGAATTCCGGTAAGCTTTTCGAATATATCAAATTTTCATGTTATTTGTGAATATTCGGATGGCCGGACGGGATATATGCCGGAACTCTCCTATGGCAGCCATATGTTTCAGGATCTGGTGGAAGCTGACATCTTTTACACTGCTATTTTTGAAAATGAAAACACAGTAGTATTTAACAAGGAATTTTGGGATGGAAAGGACAGTATTTTCTCTGAGATTTGTCCGGAATTCGAAGAGCTTGAGGATATTATCAGCGTATACGAGACGGATTTATTGTCACTTTATGCTGATTTTCAAGGGCAGACTGTGTTATGCGGTACTATTCATCAGTAAAGTAAGAAAGAAGCACGTCCTGAATATAGGGGCGTGCTTCTACTTTTCCAATACTTACCTCACCTCATAATGACTCCCTGTATTTCAGGGAACAGTTAATATAATGATTCTTCTCTTCACTGGGTTTATCTTCCTCCAGGAGGTCTAAAAGCAATTTCGCAGCATATCTTCCGAGTTCAAACAGTGGAAGATGCACAGAGGACAATGCCGGATAATATGCCTTGCAGATCTCGCGGTCATCAAATCCCACCAGCAGAACATCCTTTCCAATCTGATACCCGTTTTCTCTCATGTAATCATAGACGCCTCCGGCCATCAGGTCATTCATGGAAAAGATAGCCCGTATACCCTGTCTCATCAGCTTTTCAGCTCCCCGGTATCCGGACTCTTTCGTCCAGTCACCCTCCGCCACCCACTGAGGATTGAATGGAATTTTCTGCTCATACAAGGCTTTGTGATATCCCTGCATACGCATCCTGGTATGGTAACTATCCGTCATTCCGGTAATCATTCCAATTTCTTTACAACCCTTTTTCAGAAGGGCCGATGTTGCCATCCAGGCCCCCTGTTCATCATTATACAACACGGAAGGAACTCCCTCTTTTTCTATAAATCCATAGGCTGCCACAATGGGGAT
The window above is part of the Novisyntrophococcus fermenticellae genome. Proteins encoded here:
- a CDS encoding PEP/pyruvate-binding domain-containing protein; the encoded protein is MGAFEKVDSGMPGLDDMLHYIRLGDNVVWQVSSLEDYLLFTEPFARQAVEDGRNVIYIRFAAHPPVLKDLSGIKVYELDASVGFENFTIYVHNIITKEGKGTIYFFDSLSDLQVAWSTDLMMGNFFCVTCPYLFELNTIAHFPVLRSHHSFAALARIRETTQLLLDVYSDENVRYLHPIKVWNRYSPEMFLPHRMEKDGTFFVLTDGVDMSAFYSLLHAQSTFQGKQDLDSYERFFQEAMDSYLNSGELHEKVMKKIVFSMMTRDPRISALILKNLEPEDYFFIKDRMIGTGTIGGKSCGMLIARKLLELHLPEYKSHMEPHDSFFIGTDVFYSYIVNNGYWRLRIKQRNEDTYFTAGEKLQESMLHGSFPESIREQFRRMLGYFGQSPIIVRSSSFLEDSFGSAFAGKYESVFCANAGSPAENLKNFERAVRSVYASTMDRSALEYRRNRNLSQSEEQMAILVQRVSGTRFGEYFMPCAAGTGFSYSLYRWSNDLDPGAGMLRLVAGMGTRAVDRTDGDYPRLVNLDKPDRTPLTSVDQKHQFSQRNMDVITFAKNKLESIDAYSLLSKLPAWYKKIIAEHDWEAERYFRERGQARQVLFISCEGVIKNQAYITMMQDILKTLEEQYGVPVDIEYTVNFNKGGNFVVNLLQCRPLTVWKSTGSISLPDLKREDTLFKVKKSFMGNTAEQMIDLVVWIDSGQYYKFPYARKSLIVLAIDQINSYYKGSGKRILLAVPGRIGTSSPDLGIPVSFSNISNFHVICEYSDGRTGYMPELSYGSHMFQDLVEADIFYTAIFENENTVVFNKEFWDGKDSIFSEICPEFEELEDIISVYETDLLSLYADFQGQTVLCGTIHQ
- a CDS encoding LacI family DNA-binding transcriptional regulator produces the protein MTTIKDIAQKCNVSIATVSNVINDRGKVSKETKDLIWKTAREMNYVPNFMARNLKQRQTKNIGIIAEDLTIFHTPAVVDGINSYLDEKGYTFLLGNLRMFQKHGDEFYIFPEYEGKVLEELNIMASKQVSGIIYIEGHCHTITCIPENFSIPIVAAYGFIEKEGVPSVLYNDEQGAWMATSALLKKGCKEIGMITGMTDSYHTRMRMQGYHKALYEQKIPFNPQWVAEGDWTKESGYRGAEKLMRQGIRAIFSMNDLMAGGVYDYMRENGYQIGKDVLLVGFDDREICKAYYPALSSVHLPLFELGRYAAKLLLDLLEEDKPSEEKNHYINCSLKYRESL